In Romboutsia lituseburensis, a genomic segment contains:
- a CDS encoding phage antirepressor KilAC domain-containing protein yields MNHLGLFTNENFGEINVVLINKKEYFEAIPIAKALGYSNPRDAILRLCKKEGVVFSDVGVITATKCDKSQAIQYVSKKFIDEGNVYRLILRSKLPSAKKFESWLMDEVIPSIRKNGMYMNDEVIEQTLNNPDFIIQMANKLKSEKEERLKAEKRASNLESVIKIDKPYTEFGKSIVNSTGCITIGKFAKLLNNNNIKIGRNQLYGYLRDNGYLIKTGKDKNIPKQIYIKQGLFEVSESIVNTSEGKFLSATTLITGKGQKYFSESLEMIF; encoded by the coding sequence AATAAACAAAAAAGAATATTTTGAAGCTATACCTATAGCAAAGGCATTAGGATACTCAAATCCAAGAGATGCAATACTTAGATTATGTAAAAAAGAGGGGGTCGTATTTTCCGACGTGGGGGTAATTACTGCAACAAAATGTGATAAAAGTCAGGCAATTCAATATGTAAGTAAAAAGTTCATAGATGAAGGAAATGTATATAGGTTAATACTTAGATCAAAATTACCAAGTGCCAAGAAGTTTGAGAGTTGGTTGATGGATGAGGTGATACCTTCTATTAGAAAAAATGGTATGTACATGAATGATGAGGTAATTGAACAAACTCTAAACAATCCAGATTTTATAATACAAATGGCAAATAAGCTTAAATCAGAAAAAGAAGAAAGATTAAAAGCTGAGAAAAGAGCAAGTAACCTAGAATCAGTTATTAAAATAGATAAGCCATATACTGAGTTTGGAAAGTCTATAGTAAATTCTACAGGCTGCATAACTATAGGTAAATTTGCAAAACTTCTTAATAATAACAATATAAAAATAGGAAGAAACCAGCTATATGGATATTTAAGGGACAATGGTTATTTAATAAAGACTGGTAAGGATAAAAACATACCAAAGCAAATTTATATAAAGCAAGGTTTGTTTGAAGTAAGTGAAAGTATAGTAAATACAAGTGAGGGGAAATTTCTATCAGCTACAACTCTTATAACTGGTAAAGGTCAAAAGTATTTTAGTGAATCATTAGAAATGATTTTTTAA